Proteins found in one Verrucomicrobiia bacterium genomic segment:
- a CDS encoding tetratricopeptide repeat protein — MKDAWKAPAAGAALIILLTVVAYLPALRGGFIWDDDSYVTDNPTLRSLGGLEAIWFRPGVTYQYYPLVFTSFWAEYHLWGVRPFGYHLVNVLLHAANAVLLWRVLRRLGIAGSWWAAAIFALHPVTVESVAWVTERKNTLSGLFYLLAALAWLRFRPLTAGEPARKSDWRFYWLALGLFVCALLSKTVTCSLPAVLLLLIWWKTGRLERRDGLALAPWFVLGAVAGFMTRWMEQHLVAVGTDWNLSFVQRCLIAGRALWFYAGKLCWPRHLTFIYPHWEIDAGAAWQYSYPLAAVMVLVALWSLRARIGKGPLVAVLFFGITLAPALGFINVYPFRYSYVADHFQYLAGIGLIALAVGACAAVFQQAGQRCRGLGPLAGSIVLLLLGTATWGQAHAYRDLETLWRDTVAKNPDAWLAHNNLGTVFRQADKPEEAIEQFQQALQIKPDLAEAHYNLGVTLAQLDRFQEAIGHYDEALRLKPDFAEAHYNLGVALAESGRVPEAMKHWEQALRIKPDYAEAHFNLGLMLAAQGRTTEASQHYRKALDLAIQKGNTTLANAVRSKINS; from the coding sequence ATGAAGGACGCGTGGAAAGCTCCGGCCGCAGGCGCGGCATTGATCATCTTGCTGACGGTGGTGGCCTACCTCCCGGCGCTGCGCGGGGGATTCATTTGGGATGACGACTCCTATGTTACGGACAACCCGACGCTTCGGTCCCTGGGTGGATTGGAAGCGATCTGGTTCAGGCCCGGGGTTACCTACCAGTATTACCCCCTGGTCTTTACCAGCTTTTGGGCGGAGTACCATCTCTGGGGGGTGCGGCCGTTCGGGTATCATCTGGTCAATGTCCTCCTGCATGCCGCGAACGCAGTGCTGCTGTGGCGCGTGCTGCGGCGGCTGGGGATTGCGGGGTCATGGTGGGCCGCGGCCATCTTCGCTCTTCATCCTGTGACCGTGGAATCGGTGGCGTGGGTCACCGAGCGCAAGAACACCCTTTCGGGACTATTCTACCTATTGGCCGCGCTGGCCTGGCTCCGATTTCGACCGTTAACGGCCGGGGAGCCAGCCCGCAAGTCGGACTGGCGGTTCTATTGGCTGGCCTTGGGATTGTTTGTATGCGCGCTGTTAAGCAAAACGGTGACATGTTCGTTACCGGCAGTGCTGCTGTTGCTGATCTGGTGGAAAACAGGTCGGCTGGAGAGGCGGGACGGCCTGGCGTTGGCGCCGTGGTTTGTCCTGGGGGCCGTGGCGGGGTTCATGACGAGATGGATGGAGCAACACCTGGTCGCCGTCGGAACGGACTGGAATCTGTCGTTTGTCCAGCGTTGTCTCATTGCGGGACGGGCCCTGTGGTTCTACGCGGGTAAACTGTGCTGGCCGCGCCACCTTACTTTCATTTACCCGCACTGGGAAATCGATGCCGGCGCGGCCTGGCAGTATTCGTATCCATTGGCCGCCGTGATGGTGCTGGTCGCGCTGTGGTCCCTGCGAGCCCGGATTGGAAAAGGGCCGCTGGTGGCCGTGTTGTTTTTCGGGATCACCCTGGCGCCCGCGTTGGGTTTCATCAATGTCTATCCCTTCCGCTACTCCTATGTTGCCGATCATTTTCAGTATCTGGCCGGCATCGGGCTGATCGCGTTGGCTGTTGGCGCCTGCGCAGCGGTCTTCCAACAAGCCGGCCAGCGATGTCGCGGGCTTGGGCCCCTGGCAGGCTCCATCGTTCTGCTGCTGTTGGGAACCGCCACCTGGGGGCAGGCGCACGCCTATCGCGATCTCGAAACTCTCTGGCGGGATACGGTGGCGAAAAATCCCGATGCCTGGCTCGCCCACAACAACCTGGGTACCGTCTTCCGTCAGGCTGACAAGCCAGAAGAGGCCATCGAACAGTTTCAACAGGCGCTACAGATCAAGCCTGATCTTGCCGAGGCCCACTACAATCTCGGAGTTACCCTGGCGCAACTGGACAGGTTCCAGGAAGCGATCGGGCATTATGACGAGGCGCTGCGGCTTAAACCCGATTTCGCCGAAGCTCACTATAATTTGGGAGTCGCCCTGGCTGAATCAGGCCGGGTCCCGGAGGCGATGAAACATTGGGAGCAGGCATTGCGGATTAAACCCGACTACGCGGAGGCACACTTCAATCTGGGCTTGATGCTTGCCGCGCAAGGTCGAACAACCGAGGCGTCACAGCATTACCGCAAGGCCCTCGACCTGGCGATCCAAAAAGGTAACACCACTCTGGCCAACGCCGTCCGCAGCAAAATTAATTCCTAA